One stretch of Rhodospirillaceae bacterium DNA includes these proteins:
- a CDS encoding ATP-binding protein: MTGTETDTTPREQLLETPDLSGALESERFKQFLDHVPVAIAVATLERQKLITYANLEFERLTGMSAVAMQGRPWTALPGDAAAKDDGRGLSDAIKGDEDFIGVFEIILAGKPMMVNAWSNIIVDDHGTPTFRLVALAEVKGADQPDHEELQQRLAEKDVLLLELQHRVKNNLQMITALIRLEARNIQDDGTGKKFERLAGRVNSLALLYRSLSDDGKGDSVDLGIYLSQIASAVMTAHAVEGIRLDLKVDTWPVSINVAMPAGLVVNELLTNALKHAFTGRDGGTITLHALVDETGCKVIVADDGIGLDDAQSWPKPGKLSALILQSLRQNAKASVDILSLPGKGLRVTLFFARASAAPADA; the protein is encoded by the coding sequence ATGACCGGCACCGAAACAGACACCACGCCGCGCGAACAATTGCTGGAAACACCCGATCTGTCCGGCGCCCTCGAAAGCGAGCGTTTCAAGCAGTTCCTCGATCACGTGCCCGTCGCCATCGCGGTGGCGACCCTTGAAAGACAAAAACTGATCACCTATGCCAATCTCGAATTCGAGCGCCTGACCGGGATGTCCGCGGTCGCGATGCAGGGCCGCCCCTGGACCGCCTTGCCTGGTGATGCCGCCGCCAAGGATGATGGTCGGGGCCTCAGCGACGCCATCAAGGGCGACGAGGATTTCATCGGCGTCTTCGAGATCATCCTGGCCGGCAAACCCATGATGGTGAATGCCTGGTCCAACATCATCGTGGACGATCATGGCACGCCGACCTTTCGCCTGGTCGCACTGGCCGAGGTCAAGGGCGCCGACCAGCCCGATCATGAAGAGCTCCAGCAGCGCCTCGCGGAAAAGGATGTCCTGCTCCTCGAACTGCAGCACCGGGTGAAGAATAATCTGCAGATGATCACGGCGCTCATCCGCCTGGAGGCGCGCAACATCCAGGATGACGGCACCGGCAAGAAGTTCGAGCGCCTCGCTGGCCGGGTGAACTCCCTGGCACTCCTCTATCGCTCGCTCTCCGACGACGGCAAGGGTGACAGCGTCGATCTCGGCATCTATCTCAGCCAGATCGCCTCAGCGGTGATGACCGCCCATGCGGTCGAAGGCATCCGCCTCGATCTCAAGGTTGACACCTGGCCGGTCTCGATCAACGTCGCCATGCCGGCCGGCCTCGTCGTCAACGAACTCCTCACCAACGCCCTGAAGCATGCCTTCACCGGGCGCGACGGCGGCACCATTACCTTGCATGCCCTGGTCGACGAGACGGGCTGCAAGGTCATCGTCGCCGATGACGGCATCGGCCTCGACGATGCGCAAAGCTGGCCCAAGCCCGGCAAGCTCAGCGCCCTCATCCTCCAATCGCTGCGCCAGAACGCCAAGGCCAGCGTCGACATTCTCTCCCTGCCCGGCAAGGGCCTCCGCGTCACTCTCTTCTTCGCCCGCGCGAGCGCCGCACCGGCGGACGCGTAG
- a CDS encoding methyl-accepting chemotaxis protein, with protein sequence MTNSSSLSKAGAALWLALLALVAVTARGLLMGPALAPWDRIAELVILSGAIGYALWSLRRTARHIKIAADVCTQAFHGNLEARIPGRPDKGDLGRMQIAINDMLDISDAFVREATASVKYLSRGKRFRKVLVRGLPGVFKSGAEMINASTATMDAKVRAMAQVAADFGSSMDAVAKTLSGTAADLGSDAQSMAGTANATSRQATAVAAASAQASSNVQTVASAAEELTASIAEISRQVGESTRITDQAVAAAERTNVQIRGLAEAGQRIGDVTRLISEIASQTNLLALNATIEAARAGESGKGFAVVAGEVKSLANQTAQATEEINAKISEMQDATHESVDAVQKISETIRLISEISAGIATAVAEQGAATQEIARNVQQASAGTSEVSTNVASISEAASGTGDTAARINGASIRIGGEVGTLRTEVEKFLVSIHAS encoded by the coding sequence ATGACGAATTCATCTTCTCTATCTAAGGCGGGCGCGGCGCTCTGGCTGGCTCTCCTCGCCCTCGTCGCGGTCACCGCGCGCGGCCTGCTGATGGGGCCGGCTCTCGCCCCCTGGGATCGCATCGCCGAACTCGTCATCCTCAGCGGCGCGATCGGCTATGCGCTGTGGTCGCTGCGCCGGACGGCGCGACACATCAAGATCGCGGCCGATGTCTGCACCCAGGCGTTCCACGGCAATCTCGAGGCGCGCATCCCCGGCCGGCCCGACAAGGGCGATCTCGGCCGCATGCAGATCGCCATCAACGATATGCTCGACATCAGCGACGCCTTCGTGCGCGAAGCGACCGCGTCGGTCAAATATCTCAGCCGCGGCAAGCGCTTCCGCAAGGTGCTGGTGCGCGGCCTGCCCGGCGTCTTCAAAAGCGGTGCCGAGATGATCAACGCCAGCACCGCCACCATGGATGCCAAGGTGCGGGCCATGGCCCAGGTCGCCGCGGATTTCGGCAGCAGCATGGATGCGGTCGCCAAGACTCTGTCGGGTACCGCGGCCGATCTCGGGTCGGATGCGCAAAGCATGGCCGGCACCGCCAATGCGACCAGCCGCCAGGCGACCGCCGTGGCCGCGGCCTCGGCCCAGGCCTCCAGCAATGTGCAGACGGTGGCGAGTGCCGCCGAGGAACTCACGGCCTCGATCGCCGAGATCAGCCGCCAGGTCGGTGAATCGACCCGCATCACCGATCAGGCGGTGGCCGCGGCCGAACGCACCAATGTGCAGATTCGCGGCCTCGCCGAAGCCGGCCAGCGCATCGGCGACGTGACCAGGCTGATCAGCGAGATCGCCAGCCAGACCAATCTCCTCGCCTTGAATGCGACCATCGAAGCCGCCCGGGCCGGCGAATCCGGCAAGGGCTTCGCCGTGGTGGCGGGCGAGGTGAAGAGCCTTGCCAACCAGACGGCGCAGGCGACCGAGGAGATCAATGCCAAGATCTCCGAAATGCAGGACGCGACTCATGAATCGGTCGACGCCGTGCAGAAGATCAGCGAGACGATCCGCCTCATCAGCGAAATCTCGGCCGGCATCGCCACGGCGGTGGCCGAGCAGGGGGCCGCCACCCAGGAGATCGCCCGCAACGTGCAGCAGGCCTCGGCCGGCACCTCGGAAGTCTCCACCAATGTGGCCAGCATCAGCGAAGCGGCGAGCGGCACCGGCGACACCGCCGCCCGCATCAACGGCGCCTCGATCCGCATCGGCGGCGAAGTGGGCACGCTGCGCACCGAGGTCGAGAAATTCCTGGTCAGCATCCACGCGTCCTAG
- a CDS encoding PAS domain-containing protein codes for MIEAQTRRTVRPTGVECPYREDELIVSKTDLKGRITYANSVFQRLSKFPLEELVGAPHSIIRHPDMPRCVFKLLWDTIEAKEEIFAYVLNMAKDGDHYWVFAHVTPTFDVNQNIIGYHSNRRKPDLAQIEKVKPLYAALLAEENRHDSRKDGMLRAYDMMLNLLRDKGQDYDEFIFSI; via the coding sequence ATGATTGAAGCGCAAACGCGGCGAACCGTTCGACCGACAGGTGTCGAATGTCCTTACCGCGAGGACGAACTCATCGTCAGCAAGACCGACCTCAAAGGTCGCATCACCTATGCCAACAGCGTGTTTCAGCGCCTCTCCAAATTCCCGCTCGAAGAACTGGTGGGTGCCCCGCACAGCATCATTCGCCATCCCGACATGCCGCGCTGCGTCTTCAAGCTGCTGTGGGACACGATCGAGGCGAAGGAGGAAATCTTCGCCTATGTGCTGAACATGGCCAAGGACGGCGATCACTATTGGGTCTTCGCCCATGTGACGCCCACTTTCGACGTCAACCAGAACATCATCGGCTATCATTCCAACCGCCGCAAACCTGACCTGGCGCAGATCGAGAAGGTGAAGCCGCTTTATGCCGCCTTGCTCGCCGAAGAGAACCGCCATGACAGCCGCAAGGACGGCATGCTGCGCGCCTACGACATGATGCTGAACCTGCTCCGCGACAAGGGACAAGATTATGACGAATTCATCTTCTCTATCTAA